In Sulfitobacter guttiformis, the genomic stretch CAATGACGAATGGATCCGCGCCCGTTCGGGCATTGAGCGGCGGCACTTCGTTGGGCCCGATGAGACAACAGCCAGCATGGCCACCTCGGCCGCCCAGGACGCCCTCGAGATGGCAGGCTTGAAGCCTGACGATATTGACGCGGTGATCGTAGCCACCTCGACGGCCGATCTAACCTTTCCCTCTGCCGCGACGATGGTACAGGCGCAATTGGGCATGAAACGCGGCTTTGCTTTTGATATTCAGGCCGTTTGCGCGGGATTTATCTTTGCCCTTAGCAATGCTAATGCACTCATCCTTTCGGGACAGGCAAAGCGCGTACTTGTGATCGGGGCCGAAACGTTCAGCCGCATCATGGACTGGACCGACCGAGGCACCTGTGTGCTGTTCGGCGACGGTGCAGGCGCACTGGTGCTTGAGGCTCAGGAAGAAGCAGGCAGCACAGCTGACCGCGGTATTTTGTCCACTGACCTCAACTCCGACGGTACACAGCGGGATCTATTGTACGTCGATGGCGGCACGTCAACCGGCACCACAGGGTATCTCCGGATGCAAGGCAATCAGGTTTTCCGCCACGCCGTTGAAAAACTGAGCCAGACAGCCACCACTGCTATGGAGATCGCAGGCGTAAGCAGCACCGACATCGACTGGGTCGTACCCCATCAGGCCAACATCCGCATTATTCAGGGCACCGCCAAAAAGCTGGGTCTTCCGATGGAAAAGGTTGTTGTGACTGTTCAAGACCACGGCAACACCTCTGCTGCTTCGATTCCGCTGGCGTTATCGGTGGGCGTGGCACGCGGCCAGATCAAACAGGGCGACCTCATCGTGACCGAAGCGATTGGCGGCGGCCTTGCATGGGGTGCGGTGGTCCTGCGCTGGTAACGATTGCGGATTTGCGCGGGTGCCTCAGTGTAGTTGTTGACTTAATCAACTGATCTGGCCAAACTATTGGGAAATATGGGGGAAGTTATGACGTCTAACACACTTACACGGATGGACCTGAGCGAAGCAGTATTTCGCGAGGTCGGGCTTTCGCGTAACGAAAGCGCACAACTGGTCGAAACAGTCCTCGAAGAAATGTCCGACGCGCTGGTGCGCGGTGAGCAGGTGAAAATCTCCTCTTTCGGAACATTCTCCGTGCGTGCGAAATCTGCCCGTATCGGTCGTAATCCAAAAACAGGTGAGGAAGTTCCGATCAATCCACGCCATGTTCTGACCTTCCGCCCCTCCCATCTGATGAAGGACCGTGTCGCGGACGGTAACAAGTCCTGAACTGATGCCCAAATCGCCTGACGCATTCCGCACAATCTCAGAAGTTGCCGACTGGCTCGGCATTCAGGCGCATGTCTTGCGCTTTTGGGAGAGTAAATTCACGCAAGTGAAGCCTATCAAACGCGCGGGTGGCCGACGGTATTACCGGCCCGTGGATATGCAACTGTTGGGCGGTATCCGAAAACTATTGCACGACGATGGTCTTACCATCAAAGGCGTTCAAAAAATCCTGCGCGAAGAAGGCATGAGCTTTGTCGCGGCCTTGTCAGAGCCGTTGGACGATGCCGATGCTGAAAGCTACGTGTCCGCGCCTGCTGCCCCCCCTCCGCGCGCACGCAAAGCGCCCGAGCCCGAGCAGGCGGTTGTATTGCCCTTCGAGATGCCAAAAGAAAGTCAGCGTCCCGCAGAAAAGGCCAAAATAGACAAAGAGACCAAGGCGATGCCTTCGCCCGTGGCTCCGCCAGAACAAGACTCATCGGCAGAAGGGTCACCGCAACACGATGATACCCATGTCGGAGAGACTACCGACGCGTCCGAATTAATGCGCACATCCACTGACACGCCCGCAGACGCGGGTTCAAGCGACGCGGACAGCAAAGATGCAGTAGATGCGCCGGAACCAGAACCTGCGGTGGATACTGCGCCGGTAGCTGAAGAACAGACAGTAGACGCCGCCGTGGCCGAAAAAGCTGCTCCTGCACTTGAAGAGGAAGCGGCTACAAAAACTTGGGAGAATGAAGAAGCCGAGCAGAGTGAACCTTCGCAAGACTCCGATGCGGCATCGAAATCTGAAATCGCGGCAAAGGTAGAGCCGGAGATTGAAACAGGCACTACCGATGATGAGAACACAGCTGCCGAAGATCCGGAAGATGCGGCGCCGTCAGAGAGCGTAGAAACAGCCGAATTAATGTCCGTTAAAACAGAAATCGCACCCCTGCCCTCCTTCCTCCGCAAACCGGTAGATGAGCCGGCGGCCTCTTCAAAAGATACCTCCGACGACGATGGCGATCCAGCGCCAGATCAAAGCGCCGAGCCCTCTGCGCCTTCAAAGACGCCAGAGCCGGAGCCAACCAAACTAGAGGATTCAGAAGTCGCGGCGACGGAGGACGCACAGCCAATAGAGGCGCCCCGCCCCAAAGCACGCGATATCGGCATGCCCGATATTACTCCCGAGGGCGAGATCCCAGCGCAGCCAGCTGCCTTAAGCTACGCCAGCCGCATGCGTCAGGTAGATCCCGCCACAGCGCAAAAATTACAGCCCCTCGTGTCGCAATTGGCCGCATTGCGCGACCGGATGGCTGCGCGCACTGGTGGCGCACATCCTAAATCCTGACACCACGGTGAAAATGGGTGCGATTGCCTCTTGCACCGCCCTGCCTATGCGGTATGAACACGCCATGTTCGGGCTATGGCGCAGCCTGGTAGCGCGTCCGTCTGGGGGACGGAAGGTCGCAGGTTCGAGTCCTGCTAGCCCGACCAACTTATACGCAAAACGCTCGCATCCCCTCGGGTGCGGGCGTTTTGCACATCTAAAGACCCAAAACCGGAAGGACCTCCCATGCCCGGCGTGATCCCAAACCAACAGCTTGAAACAATGATCGCCAGCGGTGTCATTTACGCCGATCCCGCAGTGGACCGCGCCCAAATACAGCCCGCCAGCCTTGATCTGCGCCTTGGAACGGTTGCCTACCGCGTGCGCGCCTCGTTTCTTGCGGGGCATGGTGCAAAAGTTGCCGACAGGCTGGAAGAGTTCGAGATGCACCGCGTTGACCTGACCAATGGTGCGGTCCTCGAAAAAGGGGCCGTTTATGTGGTGCCGCTGATGGAGCATCTGGCGTTGCCCCAAAACGTGAGCGCTGTTGCAAATGCCAAAAGCTCGACGGGACGCCTTGATCTGCTAACCCGCACGATCACCGATGGTGGCACCGAATTTGACCGCATCGGCGCAGGCTATCACGGCCCGCTTTACGCTGAAATTTGCCCTCGCTCGTTTTCGGTACTCGTGCGCCCCGGGATGCGCCTCAACCAGATAAGATTTGGCACCGGCAATGCCGTCCTTAACGATGATGCACTGCGCGCGCTTCATGCTCAGACACCACTGGTCAACGGTCCTGCGGTGATAGACGACGGTCTGGGATTCTCTGTCGATTTGCGGTTGGCAGGCACCACTCTTGTCGGCTACCGCGCAAAACCGCATACCGGTGTGATCGATCTTGACCGGATCGGTCATTACGCTCCCGCGCAGTATTGGGAAGAGGTCCACAGCGACAATGGCCAGATCATTCTTGACCCCGGAGCATTCTATATTCTGGTGAGCCGCGAGGCTGTAACCATTCCACCGGAATATGCCGCGGAAATGGCGCCCTACCTCGCCATGGTCGGTGAATTCCGCGTACATTACGCAGGCTTTTTCGACCCAGGGTTTGGTTATGACGCAGCGGGCGGGACCGGATCACGCGGAGTTCTGGAGGTGCGCTGCCATGAAGCGCCTTTTGTACTGGAGCACGGCCAAATCGTCGGGCGTCTGGTCTATGAGCGTATGGCTGAGGCCCCTACCCAGCTTTATGGTGCGGGCATCGCATCGAATTACCAAGGTCAGGGTTTGAAGCTGTCAAAGCATTTCAAAGCGCCCTAAAATGCTATGACAGGGTGTTATCTCAATCCCCGCCTCAGTACTTCAGGAAAATTGGACAAAGGCGGAGCGCTCTTAACCGCGCAATAGCTGTCAGCCTTTATTGTTACTCTCCCGTTTGGCGCGGCGGGCGGCGCGCACTTCTTGCTGGCTCGGGCCGCGCTGGACAGGATTACCGTAATCGTCGATCTCGCCCTTGGGCTGCTGCTGCTGTTTACGCCCGTTGCGCATCGAGGAAGCTTTGTTAATGCCCGCGTCGATACCTTTGCTCATGACTTTGCGCATGATGATACGCAGGAACATGTTGATGATCTGGTTCATGGTGATCTCCACATCTGATTTGTTGCCAATATAGGGACAATTGCGGCATTTTTAGGGATTAGTCTTCGAAAAGCTCGCTCTGGCCCTCGGTGCTTTCGGGTTCGTCCTCGCCATCTCCTACTTGTGGCAAAAGCCCCAAGGGCGGGCGGTTTTCAAGCAGACCCGCAGAGCGCAGTTCCTTGAGACCGGGTAGATCACGCGCACTCTCAAGGCCAAAATGATCAAGAAAAGTCTCGGTTACCACAAAAGTTACCGGTCGGCCCGGTGTCATCTTGCGGCGCCCAAAGCGGATCCATTCCAGCTCAAGCAGTTGGTCCACCGTCCCGCGGGAGACGGAGACGCCGCGAATTTCCTCAATCTCGGCGCGGGTGACGGGTTGGTGATAGGCAATGATCGCAAGCGTCTCGATCGCAGCACGGCTGAGTTTGCGTACTTCTACCGTTTCTTTCTGCATGAGAAAGCCCAGATCGGCGGCTGTACGCAAGGCGTAGGCATCACCGATCTTCATAATCTGCACACCGCGCCCGTCGTACCGTTTGCGCAGGTGCACCATTGCCTCGGCGGCATCACAGCCATGCGGCATCCGCGCTTCAAGCTCACGGAGAGTGACAGGTTCAGCGCTGGCAAAGAGCACGGCTTCGATCATGCGCTCCTGCTCGGCCATGGGAGGCGCGTCAAACAGGCTTTCCTCTTTATCCTCCACCTTTTCAACCACGTTCATTTTCCCTTTTTCGCAGCTGGATCGGCGCGAAACTCTCTGATTGGCGCAGCTCCAGATGTCCTTCCTTAACCAGCTCCAGCGAGGCCGCGAAAGTGGCGGCCGTAGCGGAGCGGCGCTTGACCGGATCGATCTCCCATCCTTCGGGCAGAAAGCTCATCAAATCGCCCCAGTCACCCGCAAAGCCGATCAATCCGCGCATCCGCGCCAATGCCTGCTCCATTGTGTAGACACTTTCGCGGTCCATCACAAAGGGGCGGAAGTCGTCACGGGTCCGGATGCGTGCATAGCCCTGCATCAGATCCAGCAGCGTGGCGGTGTAGCGCACATTGCGAACCCGTTCGACCATCTGGGTCTGACCGCGAACAAAGAAATCACGCCCTAACTGGTCACGCCCCATAAGACGCGCGGCGACATCGCGCATCGCGGCCAGACGCTCAAGCTGGAAGGCCAGATGAGCGGCAAGCTCCTCGCCCGAGGGCCCTTCCTCAGTCGGGTCAGGGGGCAGCAGCAAACGCGATTTCAAAAAGGCGAGCCATGCGGCCATCACCAGATAGTCGGCGGCAAGTTCCAGGCGCAACGCCTTTGCCTGCTCCACAAAAGCGAGGTATTGCCGCGCCAGCTGCAGCACAGAGATTTTGCGCAGATCTACCTTTTGTGTTCGGCTGAGGGTCAGCAGCAAATCAAGCGGGCCCTCGAACCCGTCCACATCAATGATTAACGCCTCGGCGGCCAGCCGGTCAGCAACCGTCGCGGCGTCTTGGTCGAATATGTTTTCAGCCATTCACACCCTCGCCCAACAGCGCCTTAAGCTGCGCATCAAGGGCGGGAATGTCAATATCATCGGGTGTCTGGCGGTAACTGAGCGCCCGCAAGGCACGGCGTTGCGCCGCATCGGTCATCTCGCCCGCAGCGGCAGCGACCTGCGCCCGCTCGGCCAGTGTGCCATTGCAATGGAGGATCACGTCACAGCCTGCGGCAAGAGCATCGCGGCTCAACCCATCCAAGCTGCCCGAGAGAGCTTTCATGGAGATATCATCCGTCATAATCAGATTATCAAACCCGATATCCTCGCGGATGACCCCCATCATGCGGGCAGACAGGGTGGCAGGCACCGCATCAACAGCCCCATAGACCACATGCGCGGTCATCCCCATCGGGGTGTCGCGCAGTGCCTTGAACGGGGCAAAATCAACGCGATCAAGTTCATCGCGGGTGGCATAAACATGAGGCAACTCGAAATGGCTGTCAGCCGTGGCACGGCCATGACCGGGAATATGTTTGATTACGGGCAAAACGCCCCCTGCCAGCATACCGTCATTTGCCGCCTGCCCCATAAGGGCGATGTTTCCTGCGTCGGTTCCGTAGCAACGGTTATAAAGGAATTCATGGGTTTTTGGCCCCGGGACATCAACCATAGGCGCGCAGTTGCTGTCGATACCCAGTGCGAAAAGCTCATGGGCGATCAGGCGAAACCGGATGTACATGGCTTTGGCGGCGTTATCACCAGCAGCCTGCACAAAATTCATGGGTTGTTGCCATTCGCGCCATATGGGCCCTCGTAACCGCTGAACGCGGCCGCCCTCCTGATCAATTGTAATTGGCGCATTGTGCCCTGCCGCCTCACGCAGTTCATCGCACAACGCCCGCACCTGATCAGGCGTCCCGATATTGCGGGCAAACAGAATGAAGCCAAACGGCGTTACATCGGCAAACAGCGCCTTTTCCTCGGCCGTCAGACGGAGCCCTTCAGCGTCAAGAATTGTTGCGCCAAACCGCGCAGCGCTCAGGCTCACCGTGTCACCACGGGAATGCAATCGACACTTTCGGCAACCAGTGCAGAACAGAAGCGACGTGCGTCACCGATGTCCTCGAACCCATGCGCGCGCAAGCGGTAGAACGTCCGACCACCGGACTTCGCCTCCATCACGATCCGCTGCTTGCCTTCCATAAACGGAGCAAAACGCGCGCTGAGCTGGCCCCATTGAGCGCGGGCAATCTCGGGGGTGTCAAACGCGCCTAGCTGGACCAAACGGGTCCCTACCGGAAGCGAGGCGGCTTCAAGCTCGGTCGTTGACGCGGAAGCCGCAGCCGGAACCACCATCCCTCCACTGTCAGTCCCTGCGTTGATGGAGGCACGCGCAGGGCGCTGTGACGGACGCAAGGAGACGGACATTCCGTCACCTTCCAGCACTTCCGGGGCATCTTGGACATCTGGCACGGCAACGGATGCCAAAACCGGCAGACTCTCGTCTTCCGTTGCCTCCATCGGCATGATGCCGTCTGTCAGCTGCGCAACAAGGCTGTCGACTGAACCACTTTCAAGGGCAGATGCGATATCTTCGGCGGCAGGTGCTTGAGTTACATCTGACGATTCGTCTGCAGAAACCTCCTCGAAATCAGCCATAGGCTGGTCTTCGTCAATTAGATCGATGGGCTGGGGCGCGAGCCGGACTTGCTCGGTTACCTCGTCCGCAGCGCCGAGGGCTGTGACAGTATTGACCGACAGGCCCTGATGCTCTGCCAGGGTGCCACCCGGCTCTTCGGGCCGCACGCGCATCTCCCCCGCGGCGGCGCGCACAACAGGTATACCGCTCACGTCCCGCACCAAAAGTTTATAACCCCAGATACCGATACCGACGACCAGCGCCAGAGACACAGCAGCACCGGTAAAGTTCGTCAGTTTGCCCACGGCCTGCCCCCGCGGAATTGCATACTCGGGGTGCAAGTGAGGAGCAAAGCCCCCCTGGGGGTTTTGTGTGTAGTCTGCCATCGTCGCCTCTCTGCCCGCGCAGTACATTGCCGCGTGGATCTTATGTCAGTGTCCTGCTTGCCTACGCCGGCTGCTTAGCGCATCTCTTCCGAAGGTGTGACGCCAAGGATACCCAAGCCTGACGCAATTACAATCGCCACGGCCCTTGCAAGCGCAATTTTCGCCTGTGATGTTGCACGATCGTCCTCTTGTATGAACCGCAGTCCGGTCTCGGAGTTTCCAAGCGCCCAGAAGCCATGTAAATCGCCTGCTAATTCATAGAGATAGAAGGCAATTCGGTGTGGCTCATTACTGCGCGCAGCTGTCTCTACCAGACGAGGCCATTCTGCAACTTTTCTGAGCAAAGCCAGCTCTGCATCGTGATCGAGCTTCCCCAGATCCGCAGTTTTCAACGCCGCATCGCTCACGTCGATGCCCGCCTCTGCGGCCTTGCGCAGTACACTTGCGACGCGGGCATGGGCATATTGCACGTAAAACACAGGGTTTTCGCGCGATTGCTCCTTCACTTTGTTGAAATCGAAATCCAGCGGGGCGTCATTCTTGCGGGTGAGCATGACAAAGCGTGTCACGTCCTTGCCCACTTCCTTGATCAGATCACTGAGCAGGACGAAATTGCCTGCCCGCTTGGACATCTTGAACTCTTCGCCGTTCTTGAACAGCTTCACCAGCTGCGTCAGCTTTATATCGAGCGGGACAGACCCGCCCGAGAGAGCGTAAACTGCCGCCTTCATCCGTTTGACATACCCGCCGTGGTCAGCGCCAAAGACGTTAATCAGCTGGTCATAACCGCGCTCGACCTTGTCATTGTGGTAGGCGATGTCAGGTGCGAAATAGGTCCATGTTCCATCGTTCTTCTGGATCGGGCGGTCCTGATCATCGCCGAACTCGGTGGATTTGAACAAGGTCTGCTCGCGGGCCTCGTAGTCATCCGGCAGTTTGCCCTTTGGCGGCTCTAGGGTGCCACGATAGATGAGCCCCATATCATCAAGCTTTTTAAGACAGGCCTCGATCTTACCGGTATTATACAGCGATTTCTCCGAAAAGAACCGATCCATTTTAACGCCCAGCAATGCCAGATCCTCGCGGATCAGCTCCATCATCTGGTCCGTGGCAAAGTTACGGATCGGGATCAGCCAGACATCCTCGGCCTCGTCGAGATATTTATCCCCGACCTCGTCTTTAAGCTTTTGACCGACCGGCACCAGATAATCGCCGGGATATGTCCCGTCGGGGAATGCCACCTTCTGCCCGTGTGCTTCCTGATAGCGCAGGAAAACAGACCGCGCCAAGGCGTCGATCTGGTTACCGCCATCGTTGATGACGTATTCGCGGGTCACATCCCAACCGGCAAAGGCCAGCAGGCTCGCCAATGCATCGCCGAACACCGCCCCACGCGTATGGCCGACATGAAGCGGCCCTGTGGGATTTGCAGAAACGTATTCGACGTTCACGGATTTGCCCGCGCCCAGCGTCCCGCGACCATAGTCGGTACCAGATGCAAGCACGGATGCGGCGACACCCTGCCAGACCGCAGGCGCCAACCGCAGATTCAAAAAGCCGGGTCCCGCCACCTCCGCAGAGGTGATACGCGGATCATCCGCCAGATGTACCGCGAGCTTTTCAGCGATATCACGCGGCTTCATACCGGCAGGTTTTGCCAGCACCATCGCCGCGTTGGTTGCCATGTCACCGTGCGACGCATCGCGCGGTGGTTCTGCCGTCACGTTGTCAGTGATCAAACCACGGGGAAGATCGCCTGCGGCGACCATGGCATCAAGGGCGGTCAGAACGAGGGAACGGATATCGGCAAAAAGGTTCATTGAAATGCTCTCGGCGTGTTGGGTGGTCTTTCATGTACCACCCTGACGGGCCGCGTCAATCAAAGCCGCACTTCGGACCCCGTAAGAGGCCCCAACGTCCCCGAAAGCAAGCCGATGACCGTCTTTCGCGCGGGTGTCACCACGCCCGCCCCCACCGAGACGGTATTGAGCGTCAATCCATCACGCCGCAGCGCGTGGGCAAGGGCCGTTTGTGCAGATAAAATCGCCGGTGCCATCGCACCACCTGCGACATCCAGCGGCTGCTCGGGGCGGGAGACGACCGTGAGTATCTGGCCACCGGACAAAGACAAAGCGGGCATAAATCCCTGCACAATCCCCTGTAGCACAGCAATGTTGAGATCGATCTGTTCCGGATGGCGCAGCGGCATCAGGTTCAGGACAGCATCCAGACGGGCCTCACCCCATACACGGCCAACACGCCGCAATGCCTCCTCCGGCGCTCCTTTGAGGGTCAGGGGAACGGCATCGCTCAACTGCCCAAGCGCCTGAGCATCGGCATCTGCTGCGACAACTTGCGCACCGGCCGCGGACAGCGCGCGGCTCATACTGCGACCAAACGCACAGCAGGCGCCCAGCACCATGATCCGCTTGGCCTGCAACGCCCCTACGGGCTTTTGCAGATTTTCAATTTGACGGTCCAACATCTTCATCCCTTTCCCACAGACTGGATCCCTGCCAGCGGTGTGCCGCCAATCAGGCGATCATGCTCTTGCAAGGCAAAGCGGTCGGTCATGCCCGCGATATAATCCGCGACAAGCCGCGCGAGTAGTGTACGGTCTGATCCGGCCTGAGCAATATGATTTGCCCAATCGTCAGGCATTAAATCAGGCTGCTCCAGAAACAACGGAAACAGATCCTCCACTACGCCGGTCACTTCGGCGCGGATCTTCATGACAGCCGGCGCGCGGTACATCCGCGTGAACAAGAACCGCCGGATTTGCCCCAGATCGCGCCACATCGCATCCGAAAAACAAATGACCGGACGCTCGAGATGGCGAATATCCTCGACGGATCCGGCACCCGACGCCGCCAGATTTGCACGCGACGTCTCGATGACGTCGGCCACCATGACGCCGAATACGCGCCGCAATGCCTCATGCCTGCGGCGGTAAGCGTCAAGGCCGGGGTGCAGCGCGTCAACTTCTTCGAAGGCCGCCCCAATCAACGGCAGCTGCGCAATCTCGTCTTCGGCAAACAGCCCTGCGCGCAATCCGTCATGCAGATCGTGGTTGTTATAGGCGATATCATCGGACAGCGCCGCAACCTGCGCCTCGGCACTGGCATGGGTGTCAAGCTCCAGATTGTGCAGGTCATTATAATCGGCCAGCGCGTGGGGCAGTGCGCCAATGACGGGGCCGTTGTGTTTTGCCAACCCCTCCAGTGTTTCCCACGTCAGGTTAAGGCCATCAAAAAGCGCATAGTGGCGCTCCAGTGAGGTAACAATCTTAATCGCTTGCGCGTTATGGTCGAACCCGCCGTAGGGTTGCATAAGCGCATGCAATGCATCCTCGCCGGTATGGCCAAAGGGCGGATGACCCAGATCGTGCGCCAGCGCGATGGCCTCGGTCAGCTCTGCATTGAGATGAAGCGCCCCCGCGATCGTTCGCGCCACCTGTGCCACCTCGATGGAATGTGTCAGGCGTGTGCGGTAATAATCACCCTCATGCTCTACAAATACCTGCGTCTTATGCTTCAGTCTGCGGAAGGCAGACGCATGGATGATGCGATCGCGATCACGCTGGAAGCACGAACGGAAACTGCTCTCTTGTTCAGGCACTCGCCTGCCGCGTACACGGTCTGGGTCCGAGGCAAAGGATGCACGCATCTGGTCA encodes the following:
- a CDS encoding SPOR domain-containing protein, which encodes MADYTQNPQGGFAPHLHPEYAIPRGQAVGKLTNFTGAAVSLALVVGIGIWGYKLLVRDVSGIPVVRAAAGEMRVRPEEPGGTLAEHQGLSVNTVTALGAADEVTEQVRLAPQPIDLIDEDQPMADFEEVSADESSDVTQAPAAEDIASALESGSVDSLVAQLTDGIMPMEATEDESLPVLASVAVPDVQDAPEVLEGDGMSVSLRPSQRPARASINAGTDSGGMVVPAAASASTTELEAASLPVGTRLVQLGAFDTPEIARAQWGQLSARFAPFMEGKQRIVMEAKSGGRTFYRLRAHGFEDIGDARRFCSALVAESVDCIPVVTR
- the scpB gene encoding SMC-Scp complex subunit ScpB gives rise to the protein MAEQERMIEAVLFASAEPVTLRELEARMPHGCDAAEAMVHLRKRYDGRGVQIMKIGDAYALRTAADLGFLMQKETVEVRKLSRAAIETLAIIAYHQPVTRAEIEEIRGVSVSRGTVDQLLELEWIRFGRRKMTPGRPVTFVVTETFLDHFGLESARDLPGLKELRSAGLLENRPPLGLLPQVGDGEDEPESTEGQSELFED
- a CDS encoding segregation and condensation protein A translates to MAENIFDQDAATVADRLAAEALIIDVDGFEGPLDLLLTLSRTQKVDLRKISVLQLARQYLAFVEQAKALRLELAADYLVMAAWLAFLKSRLLLPPDPTEEGPSGEELAAHLAFQLERLAAMRDVAARLMGRDQLGRDFFVRGQTQMVERVRNVRYTATLLDLMQGYARIRTRDDFRPFVMDRESVYTMEQALARMRGLIGFAGDWGDLMSFLPEGWEIDPVKRRSATAATFAASLELVKEGHLELRQSESFAPIQLRKRENERG
- a CDS encoding MerR family transcriptional regulator — its product is MPKSPDAFRTISEVADWLGIQAHVLRFWESKFTQVKPIKRAGGRRYYRPVDMQLLGGIRKLLHDDGLTIKGVQKILREEGMSFVAALSEPLDDADAESYVSAPAAPPPRARKAPEPEQAVVLPFEMPKESQRPAEKAKIDKETKAMPSPVAPPEQDSSAEGSPQHDDTHVGETTDASELMRTSTDTPADAGSSDADSKDAVDAPEPEPAVDTAPVAEEQTVDAAVAEKAAPALEEEAATKTWENEEAEQSEPSQDSDAASKSEIAAKVEPEIETGTTDDENTAAEDPEDAAPSESVETAELMSVKTEIAPLPSFLRKPVDEPAASSKDTSDDDGDPAPDQSAEPSAPSKTPEPEPTKLEDSEVAATEDAQPIEAPRPKARDIGMPDITPEGEIPAQPAALSYASRMRQVDPATAQKLQPLVSQLAALRDRMAARTGGAHPKS
- the ihfA gene encoding integration host factor subunit alpha; translation: MTSNTLTRMDLSEAVFREVGLSRNESAQLVETVLEEMSDALVRGEQVKISSFGTFSVRAKSARIGRNPKTGEEVPINPRHVLTFRPSHLMKDRVADGNKS
- the argS gene encoding arginine--tRNA ligase, yielding MNLFADIRSLVLTALDAMVAAGDLPRGLITDNVTAEPPRDASHGDMATNAAMVLAKPAGMKPRDIAEKLAVHLADDPRITSAEVAGPGFLNLRLAPAVWQGVAASVLASGTDYGRGTLGAGKSVNVEYVSANPTGPLHVGHTRGAVFGDALASLLAFAGWDVTREYVINDGGNQIDALARSVFLRYQEAHGQKVAFPDGTYPGDYLVPVGQKLKDEVGDKYLDEAEDVWLIPIRNFATDQMMELIREDLALLGVKMDRFFSEKSLYNTGKIEACLKKLDDMGLIYRGTLEPPKGKLPDDYEAREQTLFKSTEFGDDQDRPIQKNDGTWTYFAPDIAYHNDKVERGYDQLINVFGADHGGYVKRMKAAVYALSGGSVPLDIKLTQLVKLFKNGEEFKMSKRAGNFVLLSDLIKEVGKDVTRFVMLTRKNDAPLDFDFNKVKEQSRENPVFYVQYAHARVASVLRKAAEAGIDVSDAALKTADLGKLDHDAELALLRKVAEWPRLVETAARSNEPHRIAFYLYELAGDLHGFWALGNSETGLRFIQEDDRATSQAKIALARAVAIVIASGLGILGVTPSEEMR
- the nagZ gene encoding beta-N-acetylhexosaminidase; this translates as MSLSAARFGATILDAEGLRLTAEEKALFADVTPFGFILFARNIGTPDQVRALCDELREAAGHNAPITIDQEGGRVQRLRGPIWREWQQPMNFVQAAGDNAAKAMYIRFRLIAHELFALGIDSNCAPMVDVPGPKTHEFLYNRCYGTDAGNIALMGQAANDGMLAGGVLPVIKHIPGHGRATADSHFELPHVYATRDELDRVDFAPFKALRDTPMGMTAHVVYGAVDAVPATLSARMMGVIREDIGFDNLIMTDDISMKALSGSLDGLSRDALAAGCDVILHCNGTLAERAQVAAAAGEMTDAAQRRALRALSYRQTPDDIDIPALDAQLKALLGEGVNG
- a CDS encoding 2'-deoxycytidine 5'-triphosphate deaminase — encoded protein: MPGVIPNQQLETMIASGVIYADPAVDRAQIQPASLDLRLGTVAYRVRASFLAGHGAKVADRLEEFEMHRVDLTNGAVLEKGAVYVVPLMEHLALPQNVSAVANAKSSTGRLDLLTRTITDGGTEFDRIGAGYHGPLYAEICPRSFSVLVRPGMRLNQIRFGTGNAVLNDDALRALHAQTPLVNGPAVIDDGLGFSVDLRLAGTTLVGYRAKPHTGVIDLDRIGHYAPAQYWEEVHSDNGQIILDPGAFYILVSREAVTIPPEYAAEMAPYLAMVGEFRVHYAGFFDPGFGYDAAGGTGSRGVLEVRCHEAPFVLEHGQIVGRLVYERMAEAPTQLYGAGIASNYQGQGLKLSKHFKAP
- a CDS encoding beta-ketoacyl-ACP synthase III, yielding MTLRAVVKGVGHYLPVRIVENAEFEATLDTNDEWIRARSGIERRHFVGPDETTASMATSAAQDALEMAGLKPDDIDAVIVATSTADLTFPSAATMVQAQLGMKRGFAFDIQAVCAGFIFALSNANALILSGQAKRVLVIGAETFSRIMDWTDRGTCVLFGDGAGALVLEAQEEAGSTADRGILSTDLNSDGTQRDLLYVDGGTSTGTTGYLRMQGNQVFRHAVEKLSQTATTAMEIAGVSSTDIDWVVPHQANIRIIQGTAKKLGLPMEKVVVTVQDHGNTSAASIPLALSVGVARGQIKQGDLIVTEAIGGGLAWGAVVLRW
- a CDS encoding deoxyguanosinetriphosphate triphosphohydrolase, translating into MRASFASDPDRVRGRRVPEQESSFRSCFQRDRDRIIHASAFRRLKHKTQVFVEHEGDYYRTRLTHSIEVAQVARTIAGALHLNAELTEAIALAHDLGHPPFGHTGEDALHALMQPYGGFDHNAQAIKIVTSLERHYALFDGLNLTWETLEGLAKHNGPVIGALPHALADYNDLHNLELDTHASAEAQVAALSDDIAYNNHDLHDGLRAGLFAEDEIAQLPLIGAAFEEVDALHPGLDAYRRRHEALRRVFGVMVADVIETSRANLAASGAGSVEDIRHLERPVICFSDAMWRDLGQIRRFLFTRMYRAPAVMKIRAEVTGVVEDLFPLFLEQPDLMPDDWANHIAQAGSDRTLLARLVADYIAGMTDRFALQEHDRLIGGTPLAGIQSVGKG